One part of the Sphingobacterium sp. LZ7M1 genome encodes these proteins:
- a CDS encoding sugar MFS transporter, with product MSKQVNPSALFLGSCLALITTGLTFSIRAGILPQLGESFNLSAEQLGFINSMWFLGFPISMILGGIFYYKIGPSNIMRFAFVSHTLGILLTIFATGYSTLLISTLFIGLGNGCTEAACNPLIADLYSGKKMDKMLNRFHMWFPGGIVLGSLISLAMTKMGATWQTQMWIIMIPTILYAIIFYGKVFPRPKEESATSLSNNVKAMFSLTFIFLFCCMALTAISEFGPQQWVGIIMANSGASPMLVLALVTGLMAVGRFFAGPVVKALGQTGVLLGGAIFATIGVYLFSVATGGMVYVAAILFAIGVCYFWPTMIATTAQRVPLSGAIGMSVIGGVGMFSTSIFQPIIGRWIDDSKAAVQQSGEVIENLDLVVGQVTLAKLAIFPAILIVLFLFFHFWQKRTYKGHQETEEGTSDAQVETI from the coding sequence ATGAGTAAACAAGTTAACCCTAGTGCCTTGTTTTTAGGAAGCTGTTTAGCCCTAATCACTACAGGTCTTACCTTTTCAATTCGTGCTGGGATATTACCTCAGTTAGGCGAAAGCTTCAATTTATCTGCAGAACAACTGGGATTTATCAATTCCATGTGGTTTCTCGGCTTTCCGATCTCGATGATCCTTGGAGGTATATTCTATTACAAAATTGGACCTAGCAACATCATGCGCTTTGCGTTTGTTTCCCATACCCTTGGGATTTTGTTGACCATCTTTGCAACTGGGTATTCCACTTTATTGATCTCCACATTATTTATTGGTTTAGGTAACGGCTGTACAGAAGCCGCCTGTAATCCATTGATTGCGGATCTATATTCAGGCAAGAAAATGGACAAGATGTTGAACAGGTTCCATATGTGGTTCCCAGGAGGAATTGTATTGGGTAGTTTGATTTCCTTGGCCATGACAAAAATGGGTGCAACTTGGCAAACTCAAATGTGGATTATCATGATCCCAACTATTTTATACGCTATTATTTTTTACGGAAAAGTTTTTCCAAGACCAAAAGAAGAAAGCGCAACTTCACTTTCCAATAATGTGAAAGCCATGTTCTCGCTGACCTTTATATTCTTATTCTGCTGTATGGCATTAACGGCTATCTCTGAATTCGGACCACAGCAATGGGTAGGAATTATTATGGCAAATAGCGGTGCCAGTCCAATGTTAGTTTTGGCCTTGGTAACGGGTTTAATGGCTGTAGGAAGGTTCTTTGCCGGTCCAGTAGTCAAAGCTTTGGGCCAAACGGGCGTATTGCTTGGTGGAGCCATCTTTGCCACCATTGGAGTTTACCTATTCTCTGTTGCGACAGGAGGAATGGTATACGTAGCAGCCATTTTATTTGCCATCGGAGTATGTTACTTCTGGCCTACCATGATTGCAACAACAGCGCAGCGTGTACCATTGAGCGGTGCGATCGGTATGTCGGTAATCGGTGGTGTAGGGATGTTCTCAACTTCCATCTTCCAACCAATCATTGGACGTTGGATTGATGATTCTAAAGCTGCCGTACAACAATCCGGCGAAGTGATAGAAAACCTAGATTTGGTCGTAGGTCAGGTGACTTTAGCTAAATTGGCAATTTTCCCAGCTATATTAATTGTCCTGTTCCTATTCTTCCATTTCTGGCAAAAGAGAACCTATAAAGGTCATCAGGAAACTGAAGAAGGAACATCTGATGCGCAAGTAGAGACCATTTAA
- the galE gene encoding UDP-glucose 4-epimerase GalE, whose translation MSKILVTGGTGFIGSHTVVELHNAGYTPVLVDNLSNSNIKILEQIEKIIGVKPEFHQFDLCDTEKVNEFVKANPDITGIIHFAASKAVGESVQNPLKYYHNNFFSLINLLEAYREKPINFVFSSSCTVYGEPDTLPVTESAPVKKATSPYGNTKQIAEEILEETAKAAPNYQFVALRYFNPVGAHSSALIGELPIGVPQNLLPFITQTAIGKREKLTVFGNDYETPDGSAVRDYIHVVDLAKAHVAAIKLLEKGNPNGNYDVFNIGTGNGYSVLEAIKAFEKASGQPLSFEVGPRREGDIVKVWGDVTKSTKELGWKAELGIDEMMSSAWEWEKYLKENPIK comes from the coding sequence ATGAGTAAAATACTTGTCACCGGAGGAACCGGATTCATTGGATCACACACCGTAGTCGAATTGCACAATGCTGGATATACGCCTGTTTTAGTTGACAATCTTTCAAATTCCAATATCAAGATCTTAGAGCAAATTGAAAAAATCATTGGTGTTAAACCAGAATTCCATCAATTTGACCTTTGTGATACGGAAAAAGTAAACGAATTTGTAAAGGCAAATCCTGATATCACGGGTATTATTCATTTTGCAGCATCAAAAGCAGTTGGTGAATCTGTTCAGAACCCATTAAAATACTATCATAACAACTTCTTCTCCTTAATCAATTTACTAGAAGCTTACCGTGAGAAACCGATCAATTTCGTATTCTCATCGAGCTGTACAGTTTATGGAGAACCAGATACTCTTCCAGTGACGGAAAGTGCTCCTGTAAAGAAAGCGACTTCGCCGTACGGGAATACGAAACAGATCGCAGAAGAAATCTTAGAGGAAACTGCGAAAGCTGCTCCAAACTATCAATTTGTTGCTCTTCGTTACTTCAATCCAGTTGGAGCGCATAGTTCTGCCCTAATCGGTGAATTGCCAATCGGTGTCCCTCAGAACTTATTGCCTTTTATCACACAAACAGCAATTGGCAAGAGAGAGAAATTGACCGTATTTGGTAATGATTATGAAACACCGGATGGGTCAGCGGTTCGCGACTATATCCATGTGGTAGATTTAGCGAAAGCTCACGTTGCAGCCATCAAATTATTGGAAAAAGGTAACCCTAATGGCAACTACGACGTTTTCAACATCGGAACAGGTAATGGTTATTCGGTATTAGAAGCCATCAAAGCATTCGAAAAAGCATCCGGACAGCCACTTAGCTTCGAGGTTGGCCCTCGCCGTGAAGGTGATATCGTAAAAGTTTGGGGCGATGTTACTAAATCCACAAAAGAACTAGGTTGGAAAGCCGAGTTAGGGATCGACGAGATGATGTCCTCTGCTTGGGAATGGGAAAAATATTTGAAAGAGAATCCGATTAAGTAA
- a CDS encoding DUF983 domain-containing protein — protein sequence MLERCPACDLKFEKEPGYFYVAMYVSYALSVAELVTACVLTYFLSGNLESPWLYVIVALAVTLIMAPFNNRYSRIILLYLMTPSFKFNPKIFQRVKDEGK from the coding sequence ATGTTGGAAAGATGCCCAGCATGTGATTTGAAATTTGAAAAAGAACCTGGCTATTTCTATGTTGCCATGTATGTCAGTTACGCACTCAGTGTTGCCGAATTGGTAACAGCATGTGTATTGACCTATTTCCTGTCGGGTAATTTGGAAAGCCCTTGGCTATATGTCATCGTTGCCCTAGCTGTAACATTGATCATGGCACCATTCAACAACCGATACTCCAGAATCATCCTTTTATACTTGATGACTCCTTCCTTCAAATTCAACCCTAAAATCTTCCAAAGGGTGAAAGATGAGGGGAAATAG
- a CDS encoding AraC family transcriptional regulator — protein MGKIPVLEQCTVSYKEDKNFLADRLEVYLGKNNNLVFPHRHNFYQMLLFLSGEGMHEIDFKQYPIERGQVYFMGPGQVHSWMFEGKMTGYIVNFDIDYFKSLLIQPDYVENLDLFSSLNEGVFTLEEYQVREISGLFDQLIELSSLPVAKDLKRSLLLYILLRFDQAYIPNFPAKSIDYHLVLIKNFISLVDQNFKELHLPKEYAELLFVTPNHLNSVCKEYLGTQAGEVIRNRIMLEAKRLLILPDWTISQVAYELSFNDNSYFTKFFKKVEGKTPEEFRKSQWT, from the coding sequence ATGGGCAAGATACCTGTTTTAGAGCAATGTACAGTATCCTACAAGGAGGATAAAAACTTTTTGGCAGACCGTCTGGAGGTGTACCTAGGCAAAAATAATAACCTAGTTTTTCCACATCGACACAATTTCTACCAGATGTTGTTATTCCTATCGGGAGAGGGCATGCATGAAATTGATTTCAAGCAGTACCCCATTGAAAGGGGTCAGGTGTACTTTATGGGGCCAGGTCAGGTGCATTCATGGATGTTCGAAGGGAAAATGACTGGTTATATCGTCAATTTCGATATCGACTATTTCAAATCCCTGTTGATCCAGCCTGATTATGTAGAAAATCTAGATTTGTTTTCTTCCTTGAACGAGGGGGTATTCACACTAGAAGAATATCAGGTCCGCGAAATCTCTGGTCTGTTCGATCAATTGATAGAACTGAGCAGTCTACCTGTAGCAAAAGATCTTAAGCGTTCTTTACTGCTTTATATCCTGCTGAGGTTTGATCAAGCATATATCCCTAATTTCCCAGCAAAGAGCATCGACTATCATTTGGTGCTGATCAAGAATTTTATTTCTTTGGTCGACCAGAATTTTAAAGAGCTCCATTTACCGAAGGAATATGCAGAGTTATTGTTTGTAACTCCAAATCACCTCAATTCGGTATGTAAGGAATACTTGGGGACGCAGGCAGGGGAAGTGATCCGGAACAGGATCATGCTAGAAGCCAAACGCTTGCTGATCTTGCCAGACTGGACCATCTCACAGGTGGCCTATGAGTTGAGTTTTAACGATAATTCATATTTCACAAAATTTTTTAAAAAAGTAGAGGGTAAGACCCCCGAAGAATTCAGAAAATCACAATGGACGTAA
- a CDS encoding PVC-type heme-binding CxxCH protein, whose protein sequence is MEPVKIQKDSRIVLVGNNLGSRMMEYGDFDTELQTRFPDYNLFIRNICSPGNTPGFRPHPSRNSPWAFPGAEKFNPEFDINTGSEGHFPTEDEWLIELKPDVILGFFGYNESFRGPEGIEDFKGEIAAFIDHTKSQDYNGGKGTTLVLISPIAFEDLTDKFDLPDGKEFNKNIQLYAAAMQQVAKDKNVPFLDVFDISQKWYEQSSDYLTIDGSQLSEKAYEKFADYLVSSIFGKGEGKASSHKAEIKKAVLEKDWIWTQDFKIPNGVHAYGRRFNPFGPENYPFEIKKLREMGYIRDTAIWKAAKGEFYDLAAMDKNTLKLPEVKTNYDFGQDPNSRYLYGEDALAKFHTAPGYKIDLFASEKEFPDLANPVQISFDSKGRLWVATMPSYPHYKAGDGKPNDKIIILEDTDGDGKADKQSVFADNLHLPIGFEFAPEGVYLSQGKNLVLLKDTDNDGKADHKEVILSGFDDHDTHHAHSAYSMDPSGAILMAEGVFLHTNVETSYGPVRGVNGGFYRYAPQTKKLERVAQVSIPNPWGIATDEWGQTIYLETSGPDVRWMLPGSMKPRYGEANDKSFSLVDENHRVRPTSGLEFISSSHFPDSVQGDYLLNNTIGFLGGKQHTF, encoded by the coding sequence ATGGAGCCAGTAAAAATCCAAAAAGATTCCCGTATCGTACTTGTTGGGAACAATCTGGGCTCGCGGATGATGGAATATGGTGATTTTGACACTGAACTGCAAACACGATTTCCTGATTATAATTTATTCATCCGTAATATCTGTAGTCCGGGCAATACGCCAGGCTTTAGACCACATCCGTCTCGGAACTCGCCTTGGGCATTCCCTGGCGCAGAAAAGTTCAATCCAGAATTTGACATCAATACAGGCAGCGAAGGACACTTCCCTACAGAAGATGAATGGCTGATCGAACTGAAACCTGATGTGATCTTGGGATTCTTTGGCTATAATGAATCCTTCCGCGGACCTGAGGGCATTGAAGATTTCAAAGGCGAAATTGCAGCCTTTATTGACCATACAAAAAGTCAAGATTACAATGGTGGCAAGGGCACCACTTTGGTCCTGATCTCTCCCATTGCATTCGAAGACCTGACCGATAAATTCGACCTTCCTGACGGCAAGGAATTCAACAAGAACATCCAGCTCTATGCTGCAGCAATGCAACAGGTGGCTAAGGACAAAAACGTTCCATTCCTGGATGTTTTTGACATTAGCCAAAAATGGTATGAGCAAAGCTCAGATTATTTAACCATCGATGGCTCGCAGCTTTCAGAAAAAGCCTATGAGAAATTTGCTGATTACTTGGTGAGCAGCATTTTTGGCAAAGGTGAAGGAAAAGCGTCAAGCCACAAAGCGGAGATCAAGAAAGCGGTATTGGAGAAAGATTGGATCTGGACCCAAGACTTCAAGATTCCAAATGGCGTACATGCTTATGGTCGTCGTTTTAATCCTTTTGGTCCAGAAAACTATCCTTTTGAGATCAAGAAACTTCGCGAGATGGGTTATATCCGCGATACTGCCATCTGGAAAGCAGCTAAAGGTGAATTCTATGATTTAGCGGCGATGGATAAGAATACGCTGAAATTACCGGAGGTGAAAACAAATTATGATTTTGGACAGGATCCAAATTCTAGATATCTGTACGGAGAAGATGCATTGGCAAAATTCCACACCGCTCCTGGCTATAAGATCGATCTATTTGCATCGGAAAAGGAATTCCCTGACTTGGCCAATCCTGTTCAGATTTCCTTTGATTCCAAAGGAAGGCTTTGGGTGGCAACCATGCCGAGCTATCCCCATTACAAAGCAGGTGATGGAAAACCTAACGACAAAATCATTATCCTTGAAGATACCGATGGTGATGGCAAAGCGGATAAACAATCCGTCTTTGCAGACAACTTACACCTACCGATCGGATTTGAATTTGCTCCAGAAGGCGTCTACCTATCCCAAGGAAAGAATCTAGTCTTATTGAAAGACACTGACAATGATGGAAAAGCTGATCATAAAGAAGTTATTTTAAGTGGCTTTGATGATCACGATACGCACCATGCCCACAGTGCCTACAGCATGGATCCATCTGGAGCCATCTTAATGGCTGAAGGCGTGTTCCTACATACCAATGTAGAAACCTCATATGGTCCAGTACGTGGGGTAAATGGCGGTTTTTACAGATATGCGCCGCAGACCAAAAAACTGGAACGCGTGGCGCAGGTATCCATTCCAAATCCTTGGGGAATTGCTACAGACGAATGGGGCCAGACGATCTATCTGGAAACTTCCGGTCCAGATGTGAGATGGATGTTGCCTGGAAGTATGAAGCCAAGATATGGAGAAGCTAATGATAAATCTTTTTCTCTGGTTGATGAAAACCATCGTGTCCGTCCTACCTCAGGTCTGGAATTTATTTCATCCAGTCATTTCCCTGACTCTGTTCAAGGAGATTACCTATTGAACAATACGATCGGCTTTTTAGGCGGCAAGCAGCATACCTTTTGA
- a CDS encoding UDP-glucuronic acid decarboxylase family protein, with product MQENKRKRILITGAAGFLGSHLCDHFIDQGFHVIGMDNLVTGDLRNIEHLFHLSNFEFYHHDVSKFVHVPGELHYILHFASPASPIDYLKIPIQTLKVGSLGTHNLLGLAKSKLARILVASTSEVYGDPLVSPQNEEYWGNVNPVGPRGVYDEAKRFQEAMTMAYHNFHGLETRIARIFNTFGPRMRLEDGRALPTFISQALQNKDVTVFGDGKQTRSFIYVSDQVEGICKLLFSDYHLPINIGNPDEMTLIDMANEIIALTNSKSKIIFEPLPIDDPKKRRPDISKAREILQWEPKIGRKEGLEKTIEYYRTLF from the coding sequence GTGCAAGAAAACAAGCGCAAACGAATATTAATAACAGGAGCAGCTGGATTCTTAGGATCCCATCTTTGCGACCATTTTATTGATCAGGGCTTTCATGTCATCGGAATGGACAACCTCGTGACTGGAGATCTTCGCAATATTGAACATCTTTTCCATCTGTCCAATTTTGAGTTCTACCATCATGATGTTTCCAAGTTTGTCCATGTACCTGGAGAATTACATTATATCTTACATTTTGCCTCGCCAGCGAGTCCCATTGATTATCTGAAGATTCCCATACAGACCCTAAAAGTAGGTTCATTGGGAACCCATAACCTATTGGGGTTGGCAAAGAGCAAACTAGCGCGGATCTTGGTCGCCTCGACCTCTGAAGTCTACGGTGATCCCTTGGTATCTCCGCAGAATGAAGAATATTGGGGAAATGTAAATCCAGTAGGTCCAAGAGGGGTTTATGATGAGGCCAAGCGTTTCCAAGAGGCCATGACCATGGCCTACCATAATTTCCATGGATTGGAAACTCGAATCGCCAGGATCTTTAACACCTTTGGTCCCAGGATGAGGCTAGAAGATGGACGCGCTTTGCCGACTTTTATCTCCCAAGCTTTACAGAACAAGGATGTAACGGTTTTTGGAGATGGCAAACAGACGAGATCCTTTATTTATGTTTCGGATCAGGTTGAAGGTATCTGTAAATTACTTTTCAGCGATTACCATTTACCGATCAACATCGGTAATCCAGATGAAATGACCTTGATCGACATGGCAAATGAGATCATAGCCCTAACGAACAGTAAGTCCAAGATCATCTTTGAACCACTTCCTATTGACGACCCGAAGAAAAGACGGCCCGATATTAGCAAGGCTAGAGAGATCCTTCAGTGGGAGCCAAAAATCGGAAGAAAAGAAGGACTTGAAAAAACAATCGAATACTATAGAACATTATTTTAA
- a CDS encoding cytochrome c: MQHNARDPLRDHVHGRIYRITYPSRPLVKPAKIDGASIDELLENLKLPEIRTRYRTRTELRMRDNDEVAKKAIAWAEKLDTKDPKYLHNLLEAMWVTWGANKINADLVQKLLESNDYHARAAAIHAIRYNTDKIKNYKDLMAKATKDENGRVKLELIAAASWLSPNEGIDLMNAIDTTSLDKWNKPAYLTSVAHLNNKSVKEKNETSKTATKLTGPALEQYRRGAVIYAKEGFCVTCHQPNGKGLDASGFPPLNASKWVTGSEDRLIKLTLNGLLGPIEVNGKKYPGQVPMTPFGMMLNDQEIADVLTYVRNSFTNEANPISAAKVKEIRESIKDKKGFYTPDELLKEHPLEK; this comes from the coding sequence ATGCAGCACAACGCAAGGGATCCCCTTCGTGACCATGTTCATGGTCGCATCTATAGGATTACCTATCCATCCAGACCATTGGTAAAACCTGCTAAGATTGATGGAGCATCCATTGATGAATTGCTTGAGAACCTAAAACTTCCGGAAATCAGGACCCGTTACAGAACACGTACGGAACTGAGGATGCGTGATAATGATGAAGTGGCTAAGAAAGCTATCGCTTGGGCTGAAAAGTTGGATACTAAAGATCCAAAGTACCTGCACAATCTATTGGAAGCCATGTGGGTTACTTGGGGAGCCAATAAGATCAATGCAGACCTGGTCCAAAAGCTATTGGAATCAAATGATTATCATGCGAGAGCAGCTGCCATCCATGCCATCCGATATAACACCGATAAGATCAAAAATTATAAAGATCTAATGGCCAAGGCAACAAAAGATGAAAACGGACGTGTAAAATTAGAGTTGATTGCAGCGGCTTCTTGGTTGTCACCTAATGAGGGAATAGACCTGATGAATGCGATCGATACCACAAGTCTAGATAAGTGGAATAAACCGGCATACTTAACTTCTGTTGCTCATCTAAACAACAAATCGGTTAAGGAGAAAAATGAAACCAGTAAAACAGCAACTAAGCTGACCGGTCCGGCATTGGAACAATACAGACGAGGTGCAGTGATCTATGCAAAAGAAGGATTCTGTGTTACCTGTCATCAACCGAACGGCAAAGGATTGGATGCCTCTGGCTTCCCTCCTTTAAATGCAAGTAAATGGGTTACAGGAAGTGAAGACCGCTTGATCAAATTGACCTTAAATGGTCTTTTAGGACCAATTGAAGTGAACGGCAAAAAATATCCTGGTCAGGTACCGATGACTCCATTTGGCATGATGCTGAACGATCAGGAAATTGCAGATGTGCTGACCTATGTTAGAAATTCATTTACAAATGAGGCTAACCCAATCTCTGCTGCGAAAGTGAAGGAAATCCGGGAGTCCATTAAGGACAAGAAGGGATTCTATACACCGGATGAGCTGTTAAAAGAGCATCCATTAGAGAAGTAA
- a CDS encoding ThuA domain-containing protein: MKHQLRTTSILSFWTNKLVLIAFLLISLGLSNCVAQQNNWLHFTPEKAQAKGKKVVLISGDEEYRSEESLPMLAKILTQKHGFETFVLFAINPETKQIDPEYQKNIPGLENLQNADLMIIASRFRELPDEQMKHVDNFLKAGKPVIGLRTATHAFNFGKESKSAYKHYGYSNQEGEWKGGFGGFVLGETWINHHGDHGTEGSLGLVNGLQVNAKNPILLGVEDIWVPSDVYGIKNNLKQSEILVFGQPTLGMTADSPVNRKKSIMPVAWTKDYQIPGGKKGKVFTTTMGSSIDLLDKNLRRLIVNASYWAVGLENEIKADSNVDPVGDFKPIMFGFGTHIKGKYPKDYQ, encoded by the coding sequence ATGAAACATCAACTCAGAACCACCTCTATTCTTTCATTTTGGACCAATAAACTGGTATTGATAGCCTTTCTATTGATCAGTTTGGGTCTTAGCAACTGTGTTGCCCAGCAAAATAATTGGTTACACTTTACACCTGAAAAGGCGCAAGCCAAGGGCAAGAAAGTGGTGCTGATTTCTGGCGATGAAGAATACCGTTCTGAGGAAAGCTTACCCATGCTGGCGAAAATCCTAACTCAAAAGCATGGGTTTGAAACTTTCGTGCTCTTTGCCATTAACCCAGAGACGAAACAGATAGATCCTGAATACCAAAAGAATATCCCAGGATTAGAGAATCTGCAAAATGCAGATTTGATGATCATTGCAAGTCGATTTAGAGAACTGCCGGATGAGCAGATGAAACATGTGGACAATTTTCTTAAAGCAGGAAAACCAGTTATTGGCTTACGTACTGCAACCCATGCCTTCAATTTCGGCAAAGAATCAAAAAGTGCCTATAAACACTATGGTTATAGCAACCAAGAAGGTGAATGGAAAGGCGGTTTTGGCGGATTTGTTTTAGGTGAAACATGGATCAATCACCATGGAGACCATGGTACAGAAGGATCATTGGGTTTGGTAAATGGACTTCAAGTGAATGCCAAAAACCCAATCCTGTTAGGAGTTGAGGATATTTGGGTGCCTTCCGATGTGTATGGCATCAAAAACAACTTAAAACAGTCGGAAATCCTTGTATTCGGTCAGCCTACCTTGGGAATGACCGCAGATAGCCCTGTCAACAGAAAAAAATCAATCATGCCTGTCGCTTGGACAAAGGATTACCAAATCCCTGGCGGTAAGAAAGGTAAGGTATTCACTACCACAATGGGATCTTCCATTGATCTATTGGATAAAAACCTAAGACGATTGATCGTAAATGCTTCTTATTGGGCAGTTGGTTTGGAAAATGAAATCAAGGCAGATTCAAATGTGGATCCTGTAGGTGATTTTAAGCCGATTATGTTTGGTTTCGGTACCCATATAAAAGGGAAATATCCAAAAGATTACCAATAG
- a CDS encoding glycosyltransferase N-terminal domain-containing protein: MMRFLYDLGILIYGLLLRIFALFNTKAKLLSDGRRGLMQHIEQSVEKGQEYIWFHFASLGEFEQGRSVMEQIKLRYPKEKIIVTFFSPSGYEIRKNTPLADHVFYLPADTARNARRFLDIINPKLAIFTKYEYWYHYFRELDKRNIRLLMISAIFRENQVFFKQYGGFFRAILKKVSYFFTQNTESVNMLKWIGITKAGLAGDTRFDRVVELPKEHKDIPEAHIFAGNEDILVAGSTWPADEALLKTLLENNKDLKAIIAPHEIHQDHIDAMMKLFPHALLFSKFYTYTDQQIASSRQLIIDNIGMLSSLYHYGRIAYIGGGFGAGIHNTLEAATYGMPVIFGPKYEKFQEAVDLMEIGAGFSISNEQELLEVYSALCITEKLVQASIAAKNYVQQRSGATQIIMKYLETEKLLG, translated from the coding sequence ATGATGCGTTTTCTTTACGACCTGGGGATTTTAATTTATGGCTTGCTTCTTCGCATTTTTGCCTTGTTCAATACAAAGGCGAAGTTGCTGTCTGATGGTCGTAGAGGATTGATGCAGCATATAGAACAATCGGTTGAAAAAGGGCAGGAATACATTTGGTTTCACTTTGCTTCCTTGGGAGAATTTGAACAGGGTCGATCCGTCATGGAACAAATTAAATTGCGCTATCCTAAGGAAAAAATAATTGTAACATTTTTTTCCCCATCCGGTTATGAGATCCGCAAAAATACGCCATTGGCAGATCATGTATTTTATCTTCCCGCAGATACGGCTAGGAATGCTCGTCGCTTTCTAGATATAATTAATCCGAAGTTGGCCATTTTCACTAAGTATGAGTATTGGTACCATTACTTCAGGGAACTTGATAAAAGGAATATCAGGTTGTTGATGATATCGGCCATATTCAGGGAAAATCAAGTTTTCTTTAAGCAATATGGAGGGTTCTTCAGGGCCATTCTCAAAAAGGTTTCCTATTTTTTTACCCAGAATACCGAGAGTGTGAATATGCTAAAATGGATTGGTATCACGAAAGCAGGATTGGCAGGCGATACTCGATTTGATAGGGTAGTGGAGTTGCCAAAAGAACATAAGGATATTCCTGAAGCTCATATTTTCGCAGGGAATGAAGATATATTGGTAGCCGGAAGTACCTGGCCAGCTGATGAAGCACTCTTAAAAACTTTGCTGGAAAACAATAAGGATTTGAAGGCGATTATTGCGCCACATGAAATCCATCAGGATCATATTGATGCCATGATGAAGTTATTTCCGCATGCCCTGCTGTTCTCAAAATTCTATACCTATACGGATCAACAGATTGCCTCATCCCGACAGCTGATCATTGATAATATCGGTATGTTATCCTCTTTGTACCATTACGGTCGAATTGCATACATTGGTGGCGGCTTTGGTGCCGGAATCCATAATACGCTAGAAGCTGCAACCTATGGTATGCCCGTAATCTTTGGACCAAAGTATGAGAAGTTTCAGGAAGCAGTCGACCTCATGGAAATAGGGGCAGGATTCTCTATTTCAAATGAACAGGAATTGCTGGAAGTCTATAGTGCATTGTGCATCACTGAAAAGCTGGTGCAAGCCAGCATTGCTGCCAAAAACTATGTTCAACAACGGTCTGGTGCTACCCAAATCATTATGAAATACCTGGAAACTGAAAAGTTATTGGGTTAA
- a CDS encoding sugar phosphate isomerase/epimerase has product MNKIGFNILPWTAGVTEKAFPILDRLKKIGYDGVEVFIGSPDEEEYKALARHAHDLGLEVNAVTTLGENESPISTDRASRSRGLDRIKWVIDRAHDMGSTILCGPFHSAHGYFSRAAPTDQEYQWAAETLRAAGDHAQQAGITLTPEAVNRFENYLASCIDHLAYLINLTDHPHVKGMYDTHHANIEEKSVRNSIQKIAPVLAHVHISENDRGTPGRGLVHWDEVFQTLNEVNYSGWYTIEAFSRADPDFANAINVWREYSDPWEIAEHGYHFIKNNLANFEKK; this is encoded by the coding sequence ATGAACAAAATAGGATTCAACATTTTACCATGGACAGCAGGAGTTACCGAAAAGGCATTTCCCATCTTAGACCGTTTGAAGAAAATAGGTTATGATGGTGTTGAGGTCTTTATAGGTTCTCCGGATGAAGAAGAATATAAGGCATTGGCAAGACATGCACATGACCTAGGTTTGGAAGTCAATGCGGTTACCACACTTGGTGAAAATGAAAGTCCCATCTCGACGGACAGGGCAAGTAGAAGTCGAGGATTAGATAGAATAAAGTGGGTAATTGATCGGGCACACGATATGGGTTCGACGATTTTATGCGGACCCTTTCACTCTGCCCATGGTTATTTTTCAAGGGCGGCTCCTACAGACCAGGAATACCAATGGGCTGCTGAAACCTTGCGAGCAGCGGGTGACCATGCCCAGCAGGCTGGCATAACCCTAACTCCCGAAGCGGTGAATCGCTTTGAAAACTATTTGGCAAGCTGTATTGATCATTTGGCTTATCTGATCAACCTGACCGACCATCCCCATGTAAAAGGCATGTATGATACCCATCATGCCAATATTGAGGAGAAGAGCGTTCGAAATTCTATCCAGAAAATAGCTCCGGTTTTAGCCCATGTCCATATCAGCGAAAATGACAGAGGTACACCAGGTCGGGGATTAGTGCATTGGGATGAAGTCTTTCAAACGTTGAACGAAGTTAATTATTCAGGTTGGTACACCATTGAGGCTTTTTCCAGGGCAGATCCAGATTTTGCGAATGCCATTAATGTTTGGCGGGAATACTCCGATCCATGGGAGATTGCTGAGCATGGTTATCATTTTATCAAAAATAATCTAGCGAATTTTGAAAAAAAATAA